The following coding sequences lie in one Arachis ipaensis cultivar K30076 chromosome B05, Araip1.1, whole genome shotgun sequence genomic window:
- the LOC107641729 gene encoding probable protein phosphatase 2C 51, producing the protein MDSTAEAKSKKIERRYDTLGKKRKRSIRFASSEVAVLPSMEDSSSSSSSPTNNAPKQNCTAVASASYGLISVIGRRRVMEDAVRVVPGFVPVEDESGGYDFFAVYDGHGGSMVANTCREKLHMLLAEEMKEAKAAGPLDWHQVMCSCFMKMDQEIVGDEGNDDMSGGNTMGSTATVVVVGKEEIVVGNCGDSRAVLCRGGEALPLSRDHKPDREDEKERIEAAGGRVIDWNGNRVLGVLATSRSIGDHYMKPFVIAQPEIQVSRRTDSDEFVVVASDGLWDVVSNSFACQLVRNYLSGKTDMTTSAEAAATLLAELAMARGSKDNITVIVIQLINAASPSTPSTST; encoded by the exons TCGCCTCTTCCGAGGTAGCTGTCCTTCCTTCCATGGAAGATTCATCGTCCTCATCCTCTTCCCCCACTAATAACGCGCCAAAGCAGAACTGCACCGCTGTCGCATCCGCTTCCTATGGTTTAATATCTGTCATCGGCCGACGGAGAGTCATGGAGGACGCCGTTAGAGTGGTCCCCGGTTTCGTGCCGGTGGAAGACGAATCCGGAGGTTACGATTTCTTTGCAGTCTACGACGGTCACGGTGGAAGCATGGTGGCGAATACTTGCCGCGAGAAGCTGCACATGTTGTTGGCGGAGGAAATGAAGGAGGCAAAGGCAGCAGGGCCTTTGGATTGGCATCAAGTGATGTGCTCGTGCTTCATGAAGATGGACCAAGAGATTGTAGGTGACGAGGGCAACGATGACATGTCGGGTGGGAACACGATGGGTTCTACCGCAACGGTGGTCGTTGTTGGAAAGGAGGAGATTGTGGTTGGCAACTGCGGAGACTCTAGGGCGGTGCTGTGTCGCGGTGGCGAGGCCTTGCCGCTTTCACGTGATCATAAG CCTGATCGTGAGGATGAGAAAGAGAGAATAGAAGCAGCAGGTGGAAGAGTGATCGATTGGAATGGTAATCGTGTTTTAGGTGTTCTTGCTACATCAAGATCCATAGGGGACCACTACATGAAGCCATTTGTGATAGCTCAACCAGAGATACAGGTGTCCCGCCGAACAGATTCCGATGAGTTTGTGGTGGTGGCAAGTGATGGGCTGTGGGATGTGGTGTCTAACAGCTTTGCATGCCAACTTGTGAGAAATTACCTTAGTGGCAAGACCGACATGACCACATCCGCGGAGGCAGCTGCCACTTTGCTAGCCGAGCTTGCCATGGCTCGTGGTAGCAAAGACAACATCACTGTCATTGTGATCCAGCTCATTAACGCTGCTTCTCCTTCAACTCCTTCAACTTCAACATAA